The nucleotide window CCGGCCCGCGCCGCCACGGCGGGCGGCAGCACGCAACCGGTTGTACCGACACCGACCGTCCCGCCCGTGATTGATCGGACGGCGATCATAATTGGCTCGCCGCCGCCCTCGTGGCCGACCGTAATCACAACCGTCGTCCGCAGCCCCATCTTGCCACAAAAAGGACTCACGACCACCGGATCGTAAGCCTATTCCGAACGGCGGCTCTGATTGTTCCGGTCAGCCGCGCCGGCCGCTCTTTGCGGTAACTCTACTTGGCATGCTTGGCGAGGAACTCCCGCATCAGCTTCGCGATCTCGGTGCCGTTGGTTTCCAGGGCGAAGTGCCCTGCGTCGAGCAGGTGGAACTCCAGCGTCTTGAGGTCGCGCTTGTAAGGCTCGGCGCCGGCGGGCGGGAAGATGGAGTCGTTCTTGCCCCAGGCGATCAGCGCCGGCGGCTGGTGCTTGCGGAAGTATTCCTGCCACTTCGGGTACAAGGGCGGGTTGCTGCCGTAGCTCAGGAACAGGTCGAGCTGGATGTCCGCGTTCCCGGGGCGGTCGAGGAAATACTGGTCCGTGATCCAGGCGTCCGGGGGCACCAGTTCCGGGTTCTTCAGCCCGTGGGTGTACTGCCATTTGGTGGCGTCGAGCTTCGTGAACGGCCGTAGCGCCTCACGCTTCTCCTTGCTCGCCGGCTCCTTCCAGTACGCCTTAATCGGCTTCCAGAAATCGTTGTCGAGCCCCTCCTCGTAGGCGTTCCCGTTCTGCACCACGATCGCGGTCACCCGCTCCGGGTGTTTGCTCGCCAGGCGGTACCCGACCGGTGCTCCGTAGTCCTGCACGTACAGCGCGTATTTTTTGAGCCCGACGGCCTCTGTGAACCGCTCGACGACCGACGCGAGGTTGTCGAAGGTGTAGCTGAACGTGTCGCGCGACGGCATCGAGCTGTTGCCGAAACCGGGGTAGTCCGGGGCGATCACGCGATACCGGTCTGCGAGCTGTGGGATCAGGTTGCGGAACATCTGCGAGCTAGTCGGGAACCCGTGCAGCAGCAGCACCGCGGGCGCGTCCTTCGGCCCGGCCTCGCGGTAGAAGATGTCGAGTTCGCCGACCTTCACGGACTTGTGCAGCACCTTCGGCGGGTCGGCCGCCAGCACCGGCGCAGCGGTCAGTGTCAGGGCCGCGGCGAGAAGAGACGCGCGGGACATGGTTCATACTCCTGAAAGTTCGGGGTTATTCGACACCGGAGAGGCCGGGGTGATCGTCGGGACGCGGGCCGGGCGCGGGCCAGTGGAACTTACGCTCTTCGGGCTTGATGGGGCGGTCGTTGATGCTCGCCTCCCGGCGCCGCATCAGCCCCGCCGCGTCGAACTCCCACAGTTCGTTGCCGTAACTGCGGAACCACTGCCCGCTGTCGTCGTGCCACTCGTACTGGAACCGCACCGCGATGCGGTCCGCGGTGAAGCTCCACAGCTCCTTCACGAGCCGATAGTCCAGTTCCCGCGACCACTTGCGGCGGAGGAACGCGCGGACCTCGTCGCGGCCCTTGGGGAACTCAGAGCGGTTGCGCCACACGGTGTCTTCGGTGTAGGCGAGCGCCACGCGGTCGGGGTCGCGGGTGTTCCAGGCGTTCTCCGCAGCTCGCACTTTCAGGCGTGCCGTTTCGAGCGTGAACGGCGGAACGATCGGGATCGGGGCGGACATCGGAACCAACCTTTCTGGGTGAAACAAAACGGCCCCGGCTCACCGCGAACCGGGGCGCTACGGGATCTTACCGGGTCGGGTCACAGCCCTGGATCTGGCCGCACGCCTCGTGGTGGTCGATCGGCTCGGCCTTCGGGAAGTCGATCTCGGTTTCGGCGACGTTGTTCACGTAGTTGGTGAACGTGTTCAGCGCGACGTGTGCGACGATCTCGGTGATTTCGGCGTCGCTGTAGCCGGCGTCACGAACCCGCTGCACTTCGGAGTCACTCGCTTTACCGTGCTTCGCCACCAGTGTGCGGACAAAGGCGAGTGCCGCTGCGGTCTTCGAATCTTCCGAGGTCCCCTTGCGTCCCTGGATCAGTTGCTCGGCGGTCAGCCCGACACGTTTGCCGATGGCGGTGTGAGCCGACACACAGTAGTCGCACCCGTTGACCTCGCCCACGGCCACCGCTAGCAGTTCCTTGAGCTTCACCGGAAGCGTGCCGCCCGCCAGCGCCCCGGACAGCCCGAGGTACCCTTCGAGGACGGCCGGCGCGGTCGCCATCACTTTCGTCAGATTCGGGGTGATCCCCATCTTCGCCTTCACCGCGTCCAGCAGCACCTTGGCCTTGCCTTCAGCACGGATCGGATCGACTTGGTTCAAGCGGGACATGATCGACTCCTGACGTGTTCGCGGTGCCGGGCTCGTTTGGGCGGGCACCTTTTCGCCCCTGACGGGGTCTTATACAGACCGGTCTGTATAGCGCTTACAGAAAAAAAATCTCAGGCCCGTTGCAGGAGCGTGCGGGCCACTTCAAAAGCCTGATCCGCGCTGTCCGAAGTGCCGTCGCGCGCTGCGGCCACAATCGCGCCGTCGATCAGCATCGTCACGGCCGCCGCCACCGTATCGGCATCGTTCACGCGAGCCTTTTTGAGCGCGTCTGCCACGGCAGCGGTGAACCGGGCAGCGTGTTCGTCGATCGCGCTTCGCCCCGGGTGCGACGGGTCGGGCAGTTCGGCGGTCGCGTTGATGAATGCACAGCCGCGGAAGTCCGGGGTGCGGAACCACTCCTTCAGCGCCGCGAAGATCGCGTCGAGCCAATCGCCCGACTGTTCGGCGTACCGGACCACCGCACTCGCGAACCAGGTGCAGACGTGCTCGCTGCGACGCCGCAGGTACGCCGCGATTAGCTCGTCCTTCGATTTGAAGTGCGCGTACAGAGTCATCTTCGCGACCCCGGCCGCGGCGATGACGGTATCGACCCCGGTGGCGCGGATCCCGTCGCGGTAGAACAGGCGGTCCGCGGCTTCGAGTACCCGCTCGCGGGCGTCGGCCGTCGGCTTGGTGCGAGCCATAGATTCCCCACGGTGCCGGGCATGAAGTGCAGCGACCCGGCACCGCGCTCGCGGAACCGGGTCGACACTCGGATAGTACACCGCGCGCCGGGGCAGTGTTACACCGTCACTTCCACAGCTTCTTTTCGTCGATGATCTCCCCGCCCGCCACGGTAATCGCCTTCTTGAACTCGTCCGGGTCGAGTTTGCGGCGCACCCGCCGCACCGAGCCGTCGCACAGCGCCACGTTAAACACGCCGTCGAACAACCCACCGAGCTTGGGGAGCGGCTTCTGTTCGTCGAACGGAAGGTCTGCCGGCTTGGTCCAGATCACCGGATCGCCGGCCTCGACCGCCAGGACCGTGTTCGAGGTGCCGTCGGTGATGTCGGTCAGTTTGATGTCGGCCTTATCCCCGAACAGCGCCCCCTTGCCGGTGAACGTCTGGTAGAACGTCTCGCCCGCCTTGGCCTTCACCCGGACCGGGGCGTACACCTTCGGCATCTTCTCGATCAGCTTCTTGTTCGTGTCCGAGTCCCACGGCTCGTCCAGCTTGAACTGTTTGTACAGGTCATCCTGTTCGAAGTACGGCAACAGGGCCACGCGCCAGCTCAGCAGCGGTTTCCCGTCCTTGTCGACGATGTTCCCGGTGAACTTACCGTTCGCGTCGTGCAGGTTGTGGAACGCCAGCGCGATCTGCTCCAGGTTGTTCGACGACCTGGCGAGTTCAGTCAGCGTGGGCGGTTCGTCCTGTGCGCCTGCGGGCACCACGAGGGCGCTCACGAGGGCCGTGGGAACCCAAAGAGCCGGGGTCCAGAGCCAGGGCGTGCGCATAA belongs to Gemmata obscuriglobus and includes:
- a CDS encoding alpha/beta fold hydrolase; the protein is MSRASLLAAALTLTAAPVLAADPPKVLHKSVKVGELDIFYREAGPKDAPAVLLLHGFPTSSQMFRNLIPQLADRYRVIAPDYPGFGNSSMPSRDTFSYTFDNLASVVERFTEAVGLKKYALYVQDYGAPVGYRLASKHPERVTAIVVQNGNAYEEGLDNDFWKPIKAYWKEPASKEKREALRPFTKLDATKWQYTHGLKNPELVPPDAWITDQYFLDRPGNADIQLDLFLSYGSNPPLYPKWQEYFRKHQPPALIAWGKNDSIFPPAGAEPYKRDLKTLEFHLLDAGHFALETNGTEIAKLMREFLAKHAK
- a CDS encoding DUF1348 family protein, which produces MSAPIPIVPPFTLETARLKVRAAENAWNTRDPDRVALAYTEDTVWRNRSEFPKGRDEVRAFLRRKWSRELDYRLVKELWSFTADRIAVRFQYEWHDDSGQWFRSYGNELWEFDAAGLMRRREASINDRPIKPEERKFHWPAPGPRPDDHPGLSGVE
- a CDS encoding carboxymuconolactone decarboxylase family protein; this translates as MSRLNQVDPIRAEGKAKVLLDAVKAKMGITPNLTKVMATAPAVLEGYLGLSGALAGGTLPVKLKELLAVAVGEVNGCDYCVSAHTAIGKRVGLTAEQLIQGRKGTSEDSKTAAALAFVRTLVAKHGKASDSEVQRVRDAGYSDAEITEIVAHVALNTFTNYVNNVAETEIDFPKAEPIDHHEACGQIQGCDPTR
- a CDS encoding TetR/AcrR family transcriptional regulator is translated as MARTKPTADARERVLEAADRLFYRDGIRATGVDTVIAAAGVAKMTLYAHFKSKDELIAAYLRRRSEHVCTWFASAVVRYAEQSGDWLDAIFAALKEWFRTPDFRGCAFINATAELPDPSHPGRSAIDEHAARFTAAVADALKKARVNDADTVAAAVTMLIDGAIVAAARDGTSDSADQAFEVARTLLQRA
- a CDS encoding DUF1559 domain-containing protein, with amino-acid sequence MRTPWLWTPALWVPTALVSALVVPAGAQDEPPTLTELARSSNNLEQIALAFHNLHDANGKFTGNIVDKDGKPLLSWRVALLPYFEQDDLYKQFKLDEPWDSDTNKKLIEKMPKVYAPVRVKAKAGETFYQTFTGKGALFGDKADIKLTDITDGTSNTVLAVEAGDPVIWTKPADLPFDEQKPLPKLGGLFDGVFNVALCDGSVRRVRRKLDPDEFKKAITVAGGEIIDEKKLWK